One window of the Klebsiella oxytoca genome contains the following:
- a CDS encoding hydrolase, producing the protein MSIRELIDPSNSALIFIDHQPQMSFGVANIDRQTLKNNTVALAKAGKIFNVPVIYTSVETKSFSGYIWPELLAVHPDVKPIERTSMNSWEDAAFVAAVKATGRKKLIISALWTEVCLTFPALMALDAGYEVYVVTDTSGGTSVDAHERSIDRMVQAGAVPVTWQQVLLEYQRDWSRKETYDAVMDLVREHSGAYGMGVDYAYTMVHGAPERKA; encoded by the coding sequence ATGTCTATTCGTGAACTGATCGATCCCTCTAATTCTGCTCTTATTTTTATTGATCACCAGCCGCAAATGTCTTTTGGCGTCGCTAATATTGACCGCCAGACCCTTAAAAATAATACCGTGGCTTTAGCCAAAGCGGGCAAGATTTTTAATGTTCCGGTCATTTATACATCAGTAGAAACAAAAAGTTTTAGCGGCTATATCTGGCCGGAATTGCTGGCCGTGCATCCTGATGTGAAGCCTATTGAACGTACCTCGATGAACTCCTGGGAAGATGCGGCTTTTGTTGCCGCGGTAAAAGCGACCGGGCGTAAGAAATTAATTATTTCCGCACTATGGACGGAAGTGTGCCTGACTTTCCCGGCGCTGATGGCGCTGGATGCGGGCTATGAAGTTTACGTGGTGACCGATACCTCCGGCGGTACCTCAGTTGATGCCCACGAACGTTCCATTGACCGTATGGTGCAAGCCGGGGCGGTTCCGGTGACCTGGCAACAGGTACTGCTTGAGTACCAGCGCGACTGGTCGCGTAAAGAGACCTATGACGCGGTGATGGACCTGGTCCGCGAGCATAGCGGCGCTTACGGGATGGGCGTGGATTACGCTTATACCATGGTGCATGGCGCGCCAGAGCGTAAAGCTTAA